The window AATTGCACTTTTCTCTATTCTTGACACTTGCGCTTGTGAAATACCAACAATAGTTGCTACTTCCATTTGTGTTTTGTCTTTGTAATATCTCAGGTATAAAATCTCTTTTTCGCGTTTTGTGAGCCTGCTCAAGGCATCTTTCAATGATATCTCTTCAAGCCATACACTTTCGCAAGATTTTTGGTCACTGACTTGGTCAACCACATACATTGTATCAGTGCTATCTTGGAAGACTGGTTCATAGAGGGAAATAGGTTCTTGAATAGAGTCAAGAGCAAAAACAAGGTCTTCCTTTGATATAGAAAGCTCTTTGGCTATTTCTTCTAATGATGGTTCTCTATTATTTTGGCTTATAAACTTTTCTTTTATTTTAAGTGCCTTATAGGCTGTGTCTTTCAATGACATTGATATTCTCATTGTATTGTTGTCCCTAAGATACCTTCTTATCTCCCCAATTATCATTGGCACTGCATATGTTGAAAATTTGACATTTTGGGATATGTCAAAGTTGTCAATAGCTTTGATAAGACCTATGCAACCAACCTGAAAAATGTCATCTAAATTTTCACCACGGTTTGCAAACTTTTGAACAACACTTAAGACAAGTCTCAAGTTACCTTCTATGAATTGTTTGCGCGCTTCTTTATCTCCATTTTTCATTCGCTTTAAAAGTTCAACTTTTTCCTCATGACTTAGTACAGGGAGAGTGGAAGTGTTAACCCCACAAATCTCTACTTTGTTCAAAATACTACCTCCCCCTTTTTTCAAAAGTTTTGCTAAGGTTTATTATTTACTGTGAGGGAGGCAATTATTCTGAAAGTAATTTTCATCTTATATAATCTTTGCCAGTTCTTTTTTAAGCCTTGTAATAATCTTTTTCTCAAGACGTGAGATGTAACTTTGAAAAATCCCCAGCAGTCAGCAACCTCTTTTTGTGTTTTTTCACCTTCATCTCCAAATCCGAATCTTAACTCAACAATTCTTTTCTCTCTCTTTGGAAGTTTTTGTATTGCTTTTAAGAGCGCTTCTTTTTCTATATTGTTTTCAATACTGCTATAAACACCTTCTGTGTCAGTTCCCAAAACATCAGAAAGCAAAAGTTCATTCCCATTCCAATCAATATTCAATGGCTCGTCTATCGAAAGTTCAAGTTTTCTGTGAGAGTTTCTCCTTAAGAACATTAAAATCTCATTTTCAATACACTTTGACGCATACGTTGCAAGCTTGATATTTTTGTGAGGGTTATATGTATTTATTGCTTTAATCAGACCAATTGTTCCAATTGGTACCAAATCTTCAAGGTTGACCTTGGTATTTTCAAATTTCCTTGCTATATACACAACAAGTCTCAAATTTCTCTCAATAAGTACTTTTTTAAGTTCTTCCTTTCCTTCATAATGAATCTTATTCAAAACCTCAGTCTCTTCTTCTGGAGTAAGTGGAGGCGATAATGTTTCACATCCACCAACATAAAATAATTCAGTTATTTGTGAATCAGAAAGCTGAAAACCAAGCTTTTTTAAAAGGCCCAAAACATAATTCAAAAGTCTTGATCTAAATTCCATTCTTTACCCCTCCTTAAAAATCAGATTAAATCAGGACCAAGCAAGGTTGAATACCTGCTTGATATCTTTTTGTCATATAGGGCAATTGCCACGTCCTTCTTTGTCCATGTACTTTTGTTGTCTGAGATGTAAAACTCATCAGGTATTACTCCAACTAAAACTCCATGTTCCTGTCCAATAGAGTTATAAGGAATGAGAACAATTCTGTTGCCAAGCTGTTTTTGAAGATTTTCTAAATTTTGAGCAGATATATCTGCTTGCTTACAATTTTCGTTCAATAAATCTTTCTCAATTATCACCACAGGTCTTCCTGAAAACGGCTCTCTTAGATTATTCCCTGTATCAACATAGGCTATGCAGTTGTATTCTGCGTCATTTATCTTGAATTTTATGTATCTCATAAGGGATTCTTTGTATTATTCTCTTGACTATTAGCTCATATGAGAGTTTAAGCACAATCAAAGAACAACCAAGAGCTATTAGTACATTTTTAAGTTTTATTTGAATACCAACCACAAAGGTATCTTTTGTTATATAATAGAGGAAAAACACCATACCACCAAACATTATTGTGACAAGATAAAAACTCAGGAGCTGTCTTAGAAAGACTAAAAATTCTTTTGGCCAAAAGGTAAGATACACAATTAATACAGACACAACCATCTTGCCAAATACTGAATATAAGAACTGCATGAGAGGATAAAACTGTAAAAGAGAATAGATTGAGGCAATAATACTTCCTAAAAGAATTCTGAAACTATTAACGTTTGTTTTTGTAAAATATGCAGTTGTCAGCAAGATAAAGTAGTTGATAACCAGGTTTTCCAGAACATAAACGTCAGCATAAATAATCATGTTTTATTCAAAATATTGTGCCTTTCAGAATGGTATTTCTATGTAATAATTATACTTCTCTACAAGTAAAATTTATGTCAAAATACAAAATAAACTAAATTTTTCTTTCTTACAAATTCCCTTACATTTCTACATTAAAAAACCCCCTGCCATATTACAGGGGGATTTCATTTCATTTTGACTTGTTTTTTATTTTTTGTTCTTCAAGAATATTGGTATCTCAAATATATCATCGTCCTGGAAAAGGCTCTGCAAATTACCCACTTTTGATGAAGAAATCTTACTGCTCTGTTGACTCTGCTGGTTTTCTTCAATGGAATCAAAGCCAGTTGCAATGACAGTGACTTGTACTTCATCCTTCATCTCTTCGTTGAACACAATCCCCATGATAAAGTTGACATTCTCATCCGCCTCAGATGAGATAAGTTCATTTGCCTTTTCAATCTCATCAAGCAGAAGCTCTTCTGGGTTACCTGTATAATTTACTAAAACTCCCTTTGCACCTTTTATTGATGTTTCTAAAAGCGGGCTGTTAATAGCCTGCTCCAAGGCCTTTAGAACTTTATCATCGCCCTTTGCCTTCCCAATACCCATATGTGCATATCCTTTATTCATCATAATAGCTCTAACATCTGCAAAGTCAACATTGATAAGCCCCGGATTTAATATTATATCAGAAATGCCCTGAACACCCTGCCTTAGAACATCGTCTGCCATTCTGAAGGCATCTGATATTTTTAGACTCTTATTTGTTGAGAGCATAAACAGCCTATCATTAGGCACAATTATTATGGTATCTACAATCTTCTTGAGCTCCTCAATTCCCTTTTCTGCATTGATTCTGCGTTTTGCACCTTCACTCTTAAACGGCTTTGTGACAACTGCAACAGTCAATATTCCAAGCTCTTTTGCAATCTCAGCAACCACAGGTGACGCACCTGTTCCTGTACCACCACCCATACCCGCTGTTATAAATACCATGTCAGCACCTTTTAAAACCTGCGCAATGTCTTCTTTGCTCTCCTCTGCTGCTTTTCTCCCAATTTCCGGATCGGCTCCTGCTCCAAGTCCTTTTGTTATCTTTTCACCTATTTGAATCTTATAATGAGCTTTAGAACGCTGCAGAGCTTGTTTGTCTGTATTTACTGCAATAAATTCAACTCCAGAGACTCCAACATCAATCATCCTATTTACTGCATTATTACCCGCCCCACCAACACCAATTACTTTTAGCTGAGCAACAGTCATTTTTTCAGTGTCAAAACTAATCATTCTTGTTCTCCTCCTTAGTTAAACTCTTGTTTTTTAGCAAAAGCACTCTTCGCATCTCACCAAAGTTCTGAAAAATTCTGACCCCAAACGCCACAACTGCCGCTTGGTACAAAGGAATACCAAGCTTGTCGCCCAAATATGCAAAAAGCATAGCAATTAATGTATTTCCAACAAAACCTGAGATAAATATGTCAATTTTAAAATCACCCTTCAAGGTCGATTTCAAAGCACCAAAAATTGAATCAAGTGCTGCAAGAAGTCCTACCGCAACATATGAGGAATAATCCTGTGGAATACTCACTGGAATAAACATTCCTATTAAGATACCTATTACCAATGCAAGTATAAGTACAACCATCTTCTCATCAACTTCCCTCACTCTTTATCTTTGCGTAATTGAATTTCAAAGTCCCTGTATACCTTGGAATTACAATATTTGAAGCTTCTTCAATTTTAACCTCAATAGAAAACTCTTTTAAAAGATCTATAATACCACCCCGCATCATCAGTGAATTTTTCAAAATTTTGGGATCACCAATAGCCTTTATTATGTACGGGGCAGAATAGCGTGTATTGTTTATACTGATTGTTGGACCTGCGCATCTTATCTCTGTTGTAGCCACTATTCTCTGGTCATTTATTGATATTGCCTCAGCTCCTGCTGCCCTCAGTTCATTTATAACCTGCAGGATATCTGAATCATGCAAAAGAAAGCTGTTTGGGTCAACATTCGGTGTTGCAGGAAGCTTACTGTCGTCAAGTGTAATTATTATACCAGGTCCCTCAACGTCTGTAAGTCCCGCCAATATCTTTACCTTGTCAAGTTCATCTTTTAAAAGCTCTGTCGTCTTGCTAATACTTGCGGCAGAATCTTGGTACTCTTTAATCTTGCTCTCCAGCTCATAGATTTGAGCCCTCAAACTGCTATTTTCCTTTCTCAGCTGGTTTATCTGTTCAGCAAGTTCAATGGCTCTTGCTTTTTCAAGGTTTTTCAGTTCATTGCTCTGTTTAACACTCTTTATCTGCATTGAAATTAAAATTCCTAAAATGAGTAGTAAAATCGCAGTTGCAATCTGTCCACCTGTTGGTTTTTTTACCTTTAATTTCATAATAATTAGTTTTCCTCCTCAGTGTTTGGACTAAATGTGGCTATTCCATTTGAATTAAGAGTTATTGTCCCTTCTATACGTTTCGGAAGCTTGTCATACACACTTTTCAAAAGCTTCAATTTATAATCTATCTCTGAGATATCTCCTACTTTAACCAGCAGCTTGTCCATTTTAAGTTCAACGTTGTTGATATTCTTCAATAAAACAACAACATGGTCAACATCAAATTTCCTAAAAACATCAAAATTTTTCAAACTACTTGCCACCTGCAGACCCTCATCAAGTAGAAGATGATCCTCTACATCAAGTTTTTTGCCAACCATCGCCTCATTTACTTTAAGTCCTTCAAATACTATTGTTTTTTTGGGTAAGTCCCCTTCTATTCTTATTACATACCCATTTTTATCAATTTCTATATAAGAATTTAAATACTTTATAAGACCAATTGTTTCTTTTTCATAAATCTCCAAAACTAATACATTTGGTAGACGTCTTGTAATCCTGATATCTTCAATTTCTGGATTTTCTAAAAGTTTTTGTCTAATTTCTTTTGTATTTATACTCAGTATATTCTGATTTTGATATTGTTGTAGTATTTTTATAATATCATCTTTTTTGACTCTTTTCAAATTATGTATACTAAATTCTTTCACGTTAAAGTAATCTAATCTGAAAACAAATACAAGTGTTATCAGAACTAAAAGCAACAATACAATAATCTTTCTCACCAATCTACCCATTTGTCATTTTCACTCACCTTATGATATCAAATACAAATTACAATTTCAGTGTATCCTTCTAATCTTAGCACCCAAGGCTGAATATTTCTCTTCTATCCTTTCATATCCCCTGTCAATATGATCAACCCCTAAAAGCTCTGTTGTGCCTTCAGCACAAAGTCCTGCAATTAAAAGCGCCGCACCACCTCTTAAATCCTGTGCAAAGACCTGACATCCTCTTAGCTTTTCTACCCCATTTATAATGGCTATATCTTTTTCCACGTGTATTCTCGCGCCCATCTTATTGAGCTCTGGAACATGTTTGAACCTGTTTTCGAATATTGTCTCCTTTATTATTGTCATACCCTCTGCTACAGAAAATACACTGCAAACTGGTGCCTGAAGGTCTGTTGGAAACCCTGGATAGTAGTGTGTTGTTATTCTTTGATTCCCTTTTAGCCTTGCTCCTTTATTTTACACCCTGCACCTTTTAGAATGTGGAGTATAGAATCTAAATGACGTGGCAAGACACCTTTTAATAATACTTCTCCACCACAAGCTGCAACTGCGCAGAGATATGTCCCAGTAACAATTCTATCAGGAATGACTACATGTTCAACTATGTTATTTTTTAGTTCTTTTACTCCTTCAATTTTAATTGTGTGTGTACCGGCACCTTTTATTCTGGCTCCAAGCTTGTTTAAAAAATGGCACAGATCTGCTATCTCTGGCTCCTTTGCAGCGTTTTTTATTATAACCTCACCATCACAAAAAATTGAAGCAAGTATAATATTCTCGGTCGCTCCAACAGATGGTAGTGGCAAAAAATATTTCCCCGCTTTTTACAACATCACATCTGCATTCAATTGTGTTGTCATACTCAAAAACATCTATGCCAAGCTGCAAAAATGCAGATATATGAGGATCAATTGGTCTTTGACCTATCTCACACCCCCCCAGGATAGTTTGTAAGTCTTACTTTCCTAAACTTGCTCAAAATTGCTCCAAGAAATAATATACTTGAGCGCATCATCTTGGCATACTGTGGGGGTATTGTAAATTTGTCAACTGAAGCCGGATCAATAAAGGCAATATCGTTTTCAAATTCTGTTTTGCATCCAAGATATTCAAGTATCCTAAGCGTGTGTCTTACATCAGCAATGTCAGGTACATTTTTAATTATAACCTGTCCTTTTGCTAAGATAGAGGCTGTCAAAATAGGAAGAGCAGCATTTTTTGATCCCTCAACATCAATTTCACCATTTAAAAACGTTGGACCGTCAATTATAAGTTTTTCTTCCATGTTTACACCTAAATAGGTTCCATATGTGTCGCATATTATTTTATTCGTAAGCCTTGATATTTGTTACAATGATAGATATTCTTCAATAAGTTTTCCTATATTCTGGGTAGCATCAGGTTTCCCCAACTTTTTGCTACTATTGCTCATTCTTTCATACAAAGCTTTGTCGTAAATAAGTTTTTCAAGGAAAAGCTTAAGCTTGTTACTTTCTAATTCATTTTCGAGGACAACAAAACATGCTCCTTCTCTTTCAAGAAATCTTGCATTGTACTCTTGGTGGTTGTTTGCTACATATGGTGAGGGAACAATTATACTTGGCTTCCCCAGCGCAGTTATCTCTGAGATTGCAATTGCCCCTGCTCTTGATATTACAACATCTGAGGCGGCCAAGTATCTTGGCATGTCCGAAATATATGGCAGTATTCTGATGTTGGATTTTACCCCTAAACCATCTGCAAAGTCCACAGCTTCTGAATATTTTTTATCGCCTGTTGAGAGAATAAAATATACATTCTTATCATTCTCAAATTCCTTGGCAAGCTTAATCACTGCTTTATTGAGATTCTCAGCCCCTCTACTACCGCCAATTGCTAAAACCACTGACTTGTCTTCCACACCTAACGAGCTTTTTGCAGCTTCTTTGCTGTAAGAGAAAAGCTCAAGTCTTATAGGGTTACCTGTCAGTACTACATTGCTTGAATTCTTGAAAAATCTTCTGCTCTCTTCAAAGCTGATCAAGATCTTATTACAAAATCTTGAAATTATTCTATTTGCAAGCCCGGGATGTGCATTTTGTTCATGCAGCACTATTTTAATCCTTAGCTTTTTTGCTGCAAGTGCAACAGGAAGAGATACATAACCTCCTGTTACAAAAACTAATTCGGGCTTTACCTTCTTTAATATGTGCAGAGCTTGTCTGTAGCCATTTAAAAACTTAATAAATACATCTGCATTCTTTAAACTCAAACTCCTTTTTAGCCCCTTTGCCTGAATGTATTCTATGTGATATCCATGCTGAGGCACTATCTTAGATTCTAATCCTTCATGCGTGCCTATAAATACTATATCCAATCCACTATGTCTTTTCCTTAGATAATCAGCAACAGCAAGCGCTGGATATATATGTCCACCAGTACCTCCACCGCTGAAAACAATAGTTATTTTTTCTTGGTTCATTTTAACACCTTAATCCTCCTTGAAATGCTCAAAAGTATGCCAACTCCAAACATATGAAAAAGTATCGAAGAACCTCCGTAGGTAATAAATGGCATTGGCACACCTGTTGCAGGAACAGAGGCTGTAACAACTGCTATATTCAAAATAGCTTGAATAGCAATTATGCTTGTGATACCAAATGCCAGAAGTAGTCCAAACCTGTCAGGTGCATGAAGAGCAATAACAATACCACGCCAGATGAAGAGTATAAACAACACTATTACAAATAAAGCTCCTACAAACCCGAGTTCTTCACATAAGATAGAGAAAATAAAGTCAGTATGAGGCTCAGGAATGTACAAAAGTTTTTGTCTGCTTTGACCAAGTCCCATACCAAAAAGCCCACCAGAGCCGATTGCATACAGTGACTGAATTATCTGGTAACCCTTGTCAGTTGGGTCTGCCCATGGGTTAAAAAGCGCTTGGATTCTTTCAACTCTGTATTCTTCTTTGACTGTAAGATAATACAAAACTGGCAAAGCCAAAAAACCAATTGTCACAAAGTAGCCTATGTTAAGCCCCCATGCAAAGATCATTAGCATTGCAATAGCAAGTATTAAGATAGATGTACTCATATTTGGTTCTTTGTATATAAGCATAAAGTAAACTCCACTCAAAATCATGGATATAACAAAAACCCTAAACTTTGATTTGGTTTCAGCTGTATTATCAAAATAGCTTGCAAGCAGTATCACAAGAGCATACTTTGCAAGTTCTGATGGCTGAAACTGGACAGGTCCAATATCAATCCATCTACGTGCATTGTTTACAAGTTTACCTATACCAGGAATCAAAACGAGTATAAGGAATATTACTCCTATTATATATAAGATTACCGATAACTTTTTAAGAATTCTATAATCTATCTGACTTGTTATATACATAACTACTATGCCCAAAATAAGACCTATTAATTGCTTTTTTAGAAAGTAATAACTATCATTGAATTGATAGTATGCATAGTAATAACTTGCACTAAATATCATGACAACTCCAATTAGCGATAACAAAAGAGCAATGTATAAAAGTGGATAGTCAATCATCTTCCTTTCCATTTATCTTTCACATCCCACAAACAGACTTCAAAGCTCATTCACATATTGTTTGAAAAGCCTTCCTCTCTGTTCATAGTTTTCAAACATATCCCAGCTTGCACACGCAGGCGAAAGAAGGATTATGTCACCCTCCTTGGCGTCTTTATAGCTTTTTAAAACTGCCTCTTTTAAATCTTCTACAAATTCAAAATTGAAGTACCCTATTTTCTTGAGGTCTTTTGCAATCTTTTCTTTTGTTTGACCAAGTAAAAATACCTTTTTGACCTTCTGGGAGATTAATTTTGCAAACCTCTCAAAGCTTTCTCCTTTATCATAACCACCTGCAATCAAGATTATTGGCGAGTTAAAAGCATTTAAAGCTTTCGAAGACGCATCTGTATTTGTACCCTTTGAGTCGTTATAAAATTTAATCCCATTTATTTCTCTAACAAACTCTATCCTATGCTCTACTCCTTTGAACTCTTTCAGTACCTTTTCTAAAACATTCGGTTCAATGGCAAAAGGCAGTACACAGGCAATTGCTGCAAGTGCATTTTCTAAATTGTGCTTACCCGGGATAAATATGTCATTTTTATTCATCACTTTTTCTGCTTTGCCACAAAAGTTATAGTAGATATAATCTCCATCCACAAAAACACTATTTTTTTCTTCTAATTTGTTTTTTGAAAATGCTATTACTGTCCCTTTTGCATCCCCTACTAAATCCCTTGTTATACTGTTGTCCATATTGAGCACAGTAAAGCCTTCTTCATCAACATTCTCAAATATCCTCATCTTCGCCTTTATATAGTTTTCCATGTTTACATGCCTATTCAAATGGTCAGGTGTTATGTTTAAAATGCACGCAACTTTGGGTTTGAAATATTTTATTGTCTCTAACTGAAAACTTGAAACTTCAATGACAAAGATTGTATCAGCACTTGCATTTTCTATGCAGTCAATAAATGGTACACCAATGTTTCCACATACAACCACATCATCATAAGCTTCTTGTAAAATTCTGCCTACAAGTGTGGTTGTTGTGGTTTTTCCGTTTGTTCCTGTTATCGCAACTATGTTTTTGCTTCCACAAAATCTATATGCAAGTTCAAGCTCGCCAATTACCTCAATGCCTCTTTTGTGAGCAAATAGAATATACCTTTTTGTAAGCGGTACACCTGGACTTACAACAACTAAGTCTACTTTTTCTAAAACGCTATCAGGCAAATATCCAAAGAAAAGCATCTCTGCAAATTGCTGTAGGATCTTTATATCTTCAGGTCTCATCTCATCTTCTTTTTTTTCATCAAAACCAATAACATAAGCACCATGTCTTTTTAAAAACCTTGATGATGATATTCCACTTTTGCCCAGTCCAACTACCAAAACATTTTTTTTGTTTAAATCCAATTTTAAAACCTCCAGTTTTATATTTGTAGAATTGCCAGAGCCACTAAACAGAATATAATTGTAAATATCCAAAATACAACAACAACCTTTGCCTCATCCCACCCCAAAAGCTCAAAGTGATGATGCAAAGGTGCCATTTTGAATATTCGTCTTTTTGTAAGCTTATAGTATATCACCTGTAAGATGACAGAAATTGCCTCTATGATATAAAGCCCACCTATAATCATCATCAAAATGGGCTGTTTTAGCATTACAGCCACTGCAAAAACTGCCCCACCAAGCATCAGCGACCCTGTGTCTCCCATAAACACCATTGCAGGATGTGCATTATATCTTAAAAACCCCATACAACTTCCCACAACTGATCCGCTAAAGATTGCCATGTCATGTTTTTTTGAAAAGATTGAAATAATGGCTAAAAACAGACCTACAATGAGAGTAACACCACTTGCAAGCCCGTCAAGCCCATCTGTGAGGTTAACAGCATTTACAGTAAATACCATTAGAATTGACATGATGGGTATATATGCCCACTCCAAATCTACATACCTGTTCAAAATAGGTATGTAGACATCAGTACCTAAATACTTTTGCACAAAATATAAAAACGTTATGCTAATCAAAAACTGCAAAACAAGTTTTTCGCGTGCACGCAAACCCAATGACCTTTTTAAAACAACCTTTATAAAGTCGTCAATAAATCCAATTAGTCCAAAGGCAGATGCACAAGCAAGCGGTGCTCCTATTTGCGGATACTTTTTATAAAAAATTAATGAGGTTATCAGAATACTTAATAAAATTACAAGCCCGCCCATAGTAGGAGTACCACTTTTTTTATGGTGAGTCTGTGGTCCATCGTCACGAACCACCTGCCCGCATTTTAAGTATCTTAAAAATGGAATTGCAACTGGCATTACAATTAGTACAATCAAAAATGAGATTATAATTGCAAGTATTGTCTCAACGTCAAGCATATTTTTAAAGCCCCCTGAGAAAGTTATCTACAAGTTCATCAAGCTTTACACCTCTTGATGCTTTGAATAGCACAACTGATTCTTTTTCCAGTTCTTTATGAAGAATATCAAGACACTCTTCTTTTGATACAAAATAGGATTTAATCTTGCCGCTTTTTCTTATTTCATCAAATATATAAAAGGCATCTTTCCCAGTGCAAATGACAACATCAACTGGTTTTGAAACTATGTAACTGCCAACCTTCCTGTGCTCTTGTTCAGAAAAACTACCAAGCTCTAACATATCGCCAAGCACTAATATCTTTTTGCCTTTAAAATTACATATGCTATCTATTGCAGATATCATTGAATGTGTACTTGCATTGTAGGTGTCATCAACAACTGTAACACCATCTTTTTTTATTACTTCAAACCTTCTTTTAAGCCCACCTTTTTTCAGTATCCCCTTCTCGATCGCTTCTTTTTCAATTCCTAAAATCCTGCCAACTGCAATTGCAAAAAGTGAATTGTATATATCATGAAAGTTGAAACTTTCTATAAAGTACTTATAATTATCCACCACGAAGAAAAATCCATTGTCTACTTTTTGAATATCCATTGCCCTAAAATCCGAATCATTTTCAATACCAATTGTTATAACCCTTCTTTTGAGTTCCCTTTTATGCAAATGTAAAATGTCATTATCATTGTTTATAATAAGTATTCCATCATCTGGCATACCATCTTGTATCTCAGACTTTGCAAGAAAGATATTGTATCTTGTTTTAAGATTTTCAATATGTGCAACTCCTATATTGGTAATTATTCCTATATTAGGCTTTGCAATTTTTGAAAGAAAAGATATTTCTCCAAAATTGCTCATGCCCATTTCTAAAACTGCTATTTTTGTTTTATCTGGAATATTTAGTATAGAATATGGAAGTCCTATATGGTTATTGTAATTTCCTTGATTTTTATACGTTTCATAGGTAGTACTAAGTACGCTGTAGATATACTCTTTTGTTGTTGTTTTGCCTACACTTCCTGTAATTCCAACTACAGTAATGTCCTTTTTCTTTTCTCTATAAGCTTTAGCCAAATCCTGCATAGCTTTTAATGTGTCAGCTACTTTCAGATAAGGGCAACTTTTTTTTGGCTTGATATCCTTTTGTGTAAGAAAACAAATTGCACCATTGTCAATCGCCTCGTCAATAAAATCATGGGCATCAATCTTGCTGCCCTTTAAAGGAATAAACATCGCATTTTTCCCAATATCTTTGCTGTTAATCGAAAAGCTCTCTATTAACATATCCTCTTTGAAATTCTCAACAGGAACACTTAAAAGCCTTCCAATTTCGCTTAAGAAAAAGCTCATTCTTTTAGCTCCTCCAAGATACTTTTCACAACCTCTCTCTCGTCAAAGTGGATAGTCCTGTCTTTTAGTATTTGGTAAGTCTCATGCCCTTTGCCCGCAAGGACAATAAAGTCGTTCTCTTTAGCATTTTTTATAGCATATTTGATTGCTTCAAATCTGTCTGGAATAACCACATACTCGGCATTTGTCTTTTGCAACCCAACAAGGATATCTTCTATTATCTTCAGTGGGTCTTCTGTACGCGGATTGTCAGATGTGACAATCACAAAATCAGCCATTTTTCCAGCTATCTCACCCATAATCGGTCTTTTTGTCCTGTCCCTGTCTCCTCCACAACCAAAAAGAAGTACCTTTCTTCCTTTTGCAACCTCATCCACAGTTTTCATCAAATTTAAAAGTCCATCTGGTGTGTGAGCATAGTCAATTACAATTGTAAATTTGTCGTTTGACTCAACTATCTCAAACCTGCCGGGGATTGCCTTGACAGATTCAAGTCCTTTTTTGATTGTTTCTAAATCTATTCCAAGTGAGGCTGCACAAGCAGCTGACGCTAAAGCATTGTAGACTGAAAAAATGCCAGGGATGTTAAGGGTAATTTGCTGTATTTGCCCTTTGCAGCAAAGATCAAATTGGTTTTTGTTTACAAAAAGTTTTATATTCTTTGCCATTACATCCCCGCTACTTTCCTTAGCATAGGTTATTGAATCAGGGTATATACTGATAATCTTTCTCCCCCACTCATCGTCATTGTTTACAACTCTTTTTTTACTCATCTTAAAAAGTTTCAATTTAGCAGCAAAATAGTTTTCCATTGTCCCATGAAAATCAAGATGGTCCTGAGTTAGATTGGTAAACACTCCGACATC is drawn from Caldicellulosiruptor naganoensis and contains these coding sequences:
- the mraY gene encoding phospho-N-acetylmuramoyl-pentapeptide-transferase; its protein translation is MLDVETILAIIISFLIVLIVMPVAIPFLRYLKCGQVVRDDGPQTHHKKSGTPTMGGLVILLSILITSLIFYKKYPQIGAPLACASAFGLIGFIDDFIKVVLKRSLGLRAREKLVLQFLISITFLYFVQKYLGTDVYIPILNRYVDLEWAYIPIMSILMVFTVNAVNLTDGLDGLASGVTLIVGLFLAIISIFSKKHDMAIFSGSVVGSCMGFLRYNAHPAMVFMGDTGSLMLGGAVFAVAVMLKQPILMMIIGGLYIIEAISVILQVIYYKLTKRRIFKMAPLHHHFELLGWDEAKVVVVFWIFTIIFCLVALAILQI
- the murD gene encoding UDP-N-acetylmuramoyl-L-alanine--D-glutamate ligase produces the protein MDLNKKNVLVVGLGKSGISSSRFLKRHGAYVIGFDEKKEDEMRPEDIKILQQFAEMLFFGYLPDSVLEKVDLVVVSPGVPLTKRYILFAHKRGIEVIGELELAYRFCGSKNIVAITGTNGKTTTTTLVGRILQEAYDDVVVCGNIGVPFIDCIENASADTIFVIEVSSFQLETIKYFKPKVACILNITPDHLNRHVNMENYIKAKMRIFENVDEEGFTVLNMDNSITRDLVGDAKGTVIAFSKNKLEEKNSVFVDGDYIYYNFCGKAEKVMNKNDIFIPGKHNLENALAAIACVLPFAIEPNVLEKVLKEFKGVEHRIEFVREINGIKFYNDSKGTNTDASSKALNAFNSPIILIAGGYDKGESFERFAKLISQKVKKVFLLGQTKEKIAKDLKKIGYFNFEFVEDLKEAVLKSYKDAKEGDIILLSPACASWDMFENYEQRGRLFKQYVNEL
- the murG gene encoding undecaprenyldiphospho-muramoylpentapeptide beta-N-acetylglucosaminyltransferase encodes the protein MNQEKITIVFSGGGTGGHIYPALAVADYLRKRHSGLDIVFIGTHEGLESKIVPQHGYHIEYIQAKGLKRSLSLKNADVFIKFLNGYRQALHILKKVKPELVFVTGGYVSLPVALAAKKLRIKIVLHEQNAHPGLANRIISRFCNKILISFEESRRFFKNSSNVVLTGNPIRLELFSYSKEAAKSSLGVEDKSVVLAIGGSRGAENLNKAVIKLAKEFENDKNVYFILSTGDKKYSEAVDFADGLGVKSNIRILPYISDMPRYLAASDVVISRAGAIAISEITALGKPSIIVPSPYVANNHQEYNARFLEREGACFVVLENELESNKLKLFLEKLIYDKALYERMSNSSKKLGKPDATQNIGKLIEEYLSL
- the ftsW gene encoding putative lipid II flippase FtsW is translated as MIDYPLLYIALLLSLIGVVMIFSASYYYAYYQFNDSYYFLKKQLIGLILGIVVMYITSQIDYRILKKLSVILYIIGVIFLILVLIPGIGKLVNNARRWIDIGPVQFQPSELAKYALVILLASYFDNTAETKSKFRVFVISMILSGVYFMLIYKEPNMSTSILILAIAMLMIFAWGLNIGYFVTIGFLALPVLYYLTVKEEYRVERIQALFNPWADPTDKGYQIIQSLYAIGSGGLFGMGLGQSRQKLLYIPEPHTDFIFSILCEELGFVGALFVIVLFILFIWRGIVIALHAPDRFGLLLAFGITSIIAIQAILNIAVVTASVPATGVPMPFITYGGSSILFHMFGVGILLSISRRIKVLK
- a CDS encoding UDP-N-acetylmuramoyl-tripeptide--D-alanyl-D-alanine ligase, translating into MSFFLSEIGRLLSVPVENFKEDMLIESFSINSKDIGKNAMFIPLKGSKIDAHDFIDEAIDNGAICFLTQKDIKPKKSCPYLKVADTLKAMQDLAKAYREKKKDITVVGITGSVGKTTTKEYIYSVLSTTYETYKNQGNYNNHIGLPYSILNIPDKTKIAVLEMGMSNFGEISFLSKIAKPNIGIITNIGVAHIENLKTRYNIFLAKSEIQDGMPDDGILIINNDNDILHLHKRELKRRVITIGIENDSDFRAMDIQKVDNGFFFVVDNYKYFIESFNFHDIYNSLFAIAVGRILGIEKEAIEKGILKKGGLKRRFEVIKKDGVTVVDDTYNASTHSMISAIDSICNFKGKKILVLGDMLELGSFSEQEHRKVGSYIVSKPVDVVICTGKDAFYIFDEIRKSGKIKSYFVSKEECLDILHKELEKESVVLFKASRGVKLDELVDNFLRGL